In Solanum pennellii chromosome 7, SPENNV200, the following are encoded in one genomic region:
- the LOC107025361 gene encoding uncharacterized protein LOC107025361 yields MKFLPEFALCWGGATITPTAINAAIPEDETNSGEATIPSAVGSGRGRRIVKSRNGANWKPALRVIAEERVMSDIVVDRNGNGGGRNERAVVPPSSCAKSAAKIKAKSISRSKLSPRHGDDYWKSAGPMAVPAFAPTAFLF; encoded by the exons ATGAAATTTCTACCTGAATTCGCTTTATGTTGGGGCGGTGCAACCATCACCCCGACAGCGATCAACGCCGCTATTCCCGAAGACGAGACGAATAGCGGCGAAGCTACGATTCCCTCCGCTGTGGGCAGCGGAAGGGGGAGAAGGATAGTAAAATCCAGAAATGGAGCGAATTGGAAACCGGCGCTTCGAGTAATAGCAGAAGAAAGAGTGATGTCTGATATTGTTGTTGACCGTAACGGTAACGGAGGAGGAAGAAATGAACGTGCTGTTGTTCCTCCGTCATCCTGCGCCAAATCTGCTGCTAAAATTAAAGCTAAATCGATTTCTAGATCTAAATTATCACCTAGACACGGCGACGATTATTG gaaATCGGCAGGTCCGATGGCCGTGCCGGCGTTTGCTCCGACGGCATTTTTATTCTGA